The Bacillota bacterium genome has a window encoding:
- a CDS encoding Fur family transcriptional regulator produces the protein MERNISACRKEIRMHHYRLTPQREAVLSVLLEEKNTHFTPYELFRKAKRTHPELGLATVYRALRLFMKLGLVREVQFNQGPTYYEFRDSRRKQHYHLVCKKCGHVEEINGFLSQHFIESVVKKTGFSITDYSCQFYGYCEKCKTEVNY, from the coding sequence TTGGAACGCAACATTTCTGCCTGTCGAAAAGAAATACGGATGCACCATTACCGGCTGACACCCCAGCGCGAGGCCGTTCTTTCGGTGCTTCTTGAAGAAAAAAACACTCACTTTACTCCTTATGAGTTGTTTCGCAAAGCGAAAAGAACCCATCCCGAACTTGGGCTTGCAACCGTTTACCGCGCTCTTCGTCTTTTTATGAAGTTAGGTTTAGTGCGGGAGGTTCAGTTTAATCAGGGGCCAACTTATTACGAATTTAGAGATTCTAGAAGGAAGCAGCATTATCATCTAGTTTGTAAAAAATGCGGTCATGTTGAAGAAATCAACGGATTTCTCTCGCAGCACTTTATAGAAAGTGTTGTTAAGAAGACAGGTTTTTCGATTACAGATTATTCCTGTCAATTTTACGGTTACTGTGAAAAATGCAAAACAGAAGTGAATTATTAA
- a CDS encoding glycosyltransferase has protein sequence MELVQTGEKRYEDYQEFIDIDTKLQLDYYAEKIKHKKIAMINATSFGGGVAEILHSLVPLSRDTGIKMDWWKMDGAKEFYTVTKSLHNCLQGQEGKLSSGAKEVYLKYNEMNAAAIRDWDYDLIVVHDPQPAAMINFRNNDKAKWIWRCHIDTSTPDPECWDLLYQYITQYDACIFTMREFVKEHESLPNLTFFTPTIDPLSPKNIPLEEEEAETIVSRFGVDINRPLICQVSRFDPWKDPLGVIDVYKIVKKEFPSVQLALVGSMAADDPEGWDYLYRTLRRAGEDYDIKIVTDVNGISHLEVNAFQTMSDVILQKSIREGFGLTVAEGLWKEVPVVGGNTGGIKHQIDDGVNGYLVNTVEECAEKVLTLLRNPTLAEQMGRAGREKVRRNFLITTNILNYLKLFDKLIEQEDSLLSYVK, from the coding sequence ATGGAACTCGTACAAACTGGAGAGAAAAGATATGAGGATTATCAAGAGTTCATCGATATCGACACAAAACTACAACTAGATTATTACGCGGAAAAAATAAAGCATAAAAAGATAGCAATGATCAACGCAACGTCCTTCGGTGGCGGTGTCGCGGAGATCCTGCATTCTCTGGTCCCGTTATCCAGAGATACTGGGATAAAAATGGATTGGTGGAAAATGGATGGCGCGAAAGAATTTTACACAGTAACTAAATCCCTTCATAATTGTTTACAAGGACAGGAGGGAAAGTTGAGTTCCGGAGCAAAAGAAGTATATTTAAAATATAATGAAATGAATGCTGCCGCCATTAGAGATTGGGACTACGACCTTATCGTAGTTCATGATCCTCAGCCGGCGGCGATGATCAATTTCCGGAATAACGATAAGGCAAAATGGATCTGGCGGTGCCATATCGATACCTCCACCCCTGACCCGGAATGCTGGGACCTTTTGTACCAATACATTACGCAATACGATGCCTGTATTTTTACAATGCGCGAATTTGTAAAAGAGCACGAAAGCCTGCCCAACCTTACATTCTTCACCCCGACGATCGACCCTCTCAGCCCGAAGAATATCCCTTTAGAGGAAGAGGAGGCGGAAACGATCGTCAGCCGGTTTGGAGTAGATATTAACAGGCCCTTGATCTGCCAGGTTTCCCGCTTTGATCCCTGGAAAGATCCTTTAGGAGTGATCGATGTATATAAAATTGTCAAAAAGGAATTTCCCAGTGTCCAGTTAGCTCTGGTTGGATCGATGGCTGCAGATGATCCCGAAGGATGGGATTATCTATACCGGACCTTGCGAAGGGCCGGCGAAGATTACGACATAAAAATCGTAACTGATGTCAATGGTATTTCCCATCTTGAAGTGAACGCTTTTCAGACTATGTCTGATGTAATACTGCAGAAATCCATCCGGGAAGGTTTTGGGTTAACAGTTGCGGAGGGACTCTGGAAGGAAGTACCAGTTGTCGGCGGAAATACGGGAGGAATTAAACACCAGATCGACGATGGTGTAAACGGGTATTTGGTTAATACAGTAGAGGAATGTGCCGAAAAGGTCCTGACATTATTGAGGAACCCCACCCTGGCCGAACAGATGGGCAGGGCCGGCAGGGAAAAAGTACGCAGGAACTTTTTGATTACCACGAATATTTTAAACTACTTGAAGTTGTTTGATAAACTGATCGAACAAGAGGACAGTTTACTTTCTTACGTGAAATAG
- a CDS encoding ATP-binding protein, with amino-acid sequence MIIAVLSGKGGTGKTTVAVNLALSLAKKGKKVLLLDADVEEPNAGLYLKPTVEEVLPVSVPVPEISRERCNYCGICADFCQFNALAVVPGAVLTFPELCHGCGGCALVCPIQAIQEVPREIGKVEKGKAGPLEIWQGNLKIGEALAVPLTRRLKEGLAQTDGAAVIIDVPPGASCPVVEAIRGSDYAILVTEPTPFGRHDLSIALDLVRQMEIPHGVIINRAEGEDKIIEELCGSQEIPVLLKIPFSTRLAALGARGIPFSRVIPYWQDKFLQVFRVIKERCLCANS; translated from the coding sequence GTGATCATCGCGGTTTTGAGCGGAAAAGGTGGTACAGGAAAAACAACTGTGGCCGTGAATCTCGCCCTTTCCCTGGCAAAAAAGGGTAAAAAGGTACTCCTTTTGGATGCCGATGTGGAGGAGCCAAATGCAGGCCTCTATCTAAAACCAACTGTTGAAGAAGTTCTTCCTGTTTCCGTTCCTGTCCCGGAAATTTCCAGGGAACGCTGCAATTACTGCGGAATCTGTGCAGATTTCTGCCAGTTTAACGCCCTGGCAGTTGTTCCGGGAGCTGTCCTGACCTTTCCGGAGTTGTGCCACGGCTGCGGGGGTTGTGCCCTTGTCTGCCCGATTCAGGCGATTCAAGAAGTTCCCCGGGAAATCGGAAAGGTTGAAAAGGGGAAAGCCGGGCCCCTCGAAATCTGGCAGGGCAACCTGAAAATTGGGGAAGCCCTCGCAGTTCCTTTGACACGTAGGCTGAAAGAAGGGCTGGCCCAAACCGATGGGGCAGCCGTCATTATTGACGTCCCCCCGGGTGCTTCGTGCCCTGTGGTAGAGGCGATCCGGGGGAGTGATTATGCAATTCTCGTTACCGAGCCGACCCCTTTTGGGCGGCATGATTTAAGCATTGCTTTGGATCTTGTCCGGCAAATGGAGATTCCCCACGGGGTGATTATTAACCGGGCGGAAGGGGAAGATAAAATCATCGAAGAGTTGTGCGGCAGCCAGGAGATCCCGGTTCTTCTTAAAATCCCGTTCAGCACACGGCTTGCGGCTTTAGGTGCCAGGGGGATACCCTTCAGCAGAGTAATTCCGTACTGGCAGGACAAATTCTTGCAAGTTTTCCGCGTGATAAAGGAGCGTTGTTTATGCGCCAACTCGTAA
- a CDS encoding alpha-amylase family glycosyl hydrolase gives MRHKVRIHYDNKNGFRRPVMWVWVSDGATLEREILPSGRDDFGVYFDLSYNRSSFNFIFKDGKGEKVRWEDKTLNRYFHRHLGEEIWSMADRHNIYNVRPTEPQGNVKDFYRQICHLICEDNFYFPTTDVSGLGIPSMLGANILKDGSILFGFFHPRAARVYLVGNFNDWQCPAHPNPKKEKFIQMGLYRGFYYQPNIWLARINPPVTRLPIEYKFYIQGGSTDTERYVSDPYTRFYSDDFKHRNSVVVDPTKFKWTDHNWKTPDVKDLIIYELNVYGFTDNDPDIADETQGTFKGVTHRIKSGYFNKLGVTALELMPVAEVPMKRGLGYEPCTFMAVEKDFGTPDDFREMVNEAHRHGLAVIVDQVFNHTSNDYNPLWNLIDDGSGDGGFYFDGSTMWGNRVATGKDEVDNMLIDSCKLFIKEYHVDGFRFDATHSYFLNHKLLHRIAHEIKDLGFKPDAILIAENLPNEPDLNLEGYNGYAQWSDIFHDKIKALLREGVFNDVPNDINNLGTPFYFSKDSFAAHTNNVINYCESHDENSVQFEVATNGAHLRNPAVKDRKARLGLMATMVALGQPMIYMGQEYGIERERNRIKVAWAKHSETTSLFYNWTKGLINLRKKYEGLRISGYNPIEEGRFAWVLGPWLSKERGGQKRVIGWRVNDCEEPAKRMLVMLNFENHEVPVQVDFRTPGHWVKLADIEHVNDSPDGNGPGHSDGIFVDDGPVKDFILPPYSGFIFKHVPAPDPVFNKIQST, from the coding sequence ATGCGCCATAAAGTAAGGATCCATTACGATAACAAAAACGGGTTTCGGCGGCCGGTAATGTGGGTGTGGGTAAGTGACGGAGCAACGCTGGAAAGGGAGATACTCCCGAGCGGCAGGGATGATTTTGGTGTTTATTTTGATTTATCTTATAACCGGAGCAGCTTTAATTTCATATTTAAAGACGGCAAGGGAGAAAAGGTTCGCTGGGAAGATAAGACATTAAACAGGTACTTCCACCGGCATCTCGGGGAAGAAATCTGGTCAATGGCGGACCGGCATAATATATACAATGTTCGCCCTACAGAACCCCAGGGAAATGTTAAAGATTTTTACCGCCAAATCTGCCACCTTATCTGCGAGGATAATTTTTACTTTCCAACCACCGATGTTTCTGGTTTAGGTATACCCTCCATGCTTGGGGCAAATATCTTGAAAGATGGTTCCATACTTTTTGGCTTTTTTCACCCCCGTGCCGCACGAGTTTACCTGGTCGGCAACTTCAACGACTGGCAATGCCCCGCGCATCCCAATCCTAAAAAAGAAAAGTTTATCCAAATGGGTCTATACCGTGGTTTTTATTATCAACCCAATATCTGGCTGGCCAGAATTAATCCACCGGTGACGAGGCTTCCCATCGAATATAAGTTTTATATACAGGGCGGCTCCACTGATACCGAGCGGTATGTAAGCGACCCTTACACTAGGTTCTACAGTGACGATTTCAAGCACCGCAACTCGGTCGTTGTGGACCCGACGAAATTTAAATGGACGGATCACAATTGGAAAACGCCGGATGTTAAAGATTTAATCATCTATGAGTTAAATGTTTACGGCTTTACTGATAATGATCCTGATATCGCGGATGAAACTCAAGGGACATTCAAAGGGGTGACCCACCGGATCAAGAGCGGTTATTTTAATAAGCTTGGTGTAACCGCGCTGGAGTTAATGCCAGTTGCCGAGGTCCCCATGAAGCGCGGTTTAGGTTATGAACCATGTACCTTTATGGCGGTGGAAAAGGATTTTGGAACTCCTGACGATTTCCGGGAGATGGTTAACGAAGCGCACCGGCACGGGTTGGCCGTAATCGTTGACCAGGTTTTTAATCATACTTCTAACGACTATAATCCTCTGTGGAACCTGATTGACGACGGTTCGGGTGACGGAGGTTTCTATTTTGACGGCAGCACCATGTGGGGAAATAGAGTGGCGACAGGGAAAGATGAAGTCGACAACATGCTCATTGATTCCTGTAAATTGTTTATTAAGGAATACCATGTTGATGGTTTCCGTTTTGATGCCACCCATAGCTATTTTTTGAACCATAAATTGTTGCATCGCATCGCCCACGAGATTAAAGACCTGGGGTTCAAGCCCGATGCGATCTTAATTGCCGAGAACCTCCCAAATGAACCTGACCTCAACCTCGAGGGCTACAACGGGTACGCCCAGTGGTCCGATATTTTCCATGATAAGATTAAAGCCCTGCTTCGGGAGGGAGTATTTAATGATGTGCCAAACGATATTAATAACCTGGGAACGCCTTTTTATTTCAGCAAAGACAGTTTTGCCGCCCATACAAATAACGTGATCAACTATTGTGAAAGCCACGACGAAAATAGTGTTCAATTTGAAGTAGCGACTAACGGAGCGCATTTACGGAACCCTGCGGTTAAAGATCGAAAGGCCCGGCTGGGCTTAATGGCAACAATGGTTGCCCTGGGGCAACCGATGATCTACATGGGACAGGAATACGGAATTGAAAGAGAGAGAAATAGAATCAAAGTAGCCTGGGCCAAGCATTCGGAGACAACCAGCCTGTTTTATAACTGGACAAAAGGTTTGATCAATTTACGAAAAAAATACGAAGGGTTGAGGATAAGCGGATATAATCCCATTGAAGAGGGAAGATTCGCCTGGGTACTCGGGCCGTGGCTGTCCAAAGAAAGGGGCGGACAGAAAAGGGTTATCGGTTGGCGGGTAAATGATTGCGAGGAACCTGCAAAGAGGATGCTGGTAATGCTGAACTTCGAAAATCACGAGGTTCCCGTACAGGTAGATTTTCGTACTCCTGGACACTGGGTTAAACTGGCCGACATTGAACATGTTAACGATTCCCCAGACGGTAACGGCCCCGGGCATTCAGATGGTATTTTTGTGGACGATGGTCCCGTAAAGGACTTTATCCTGCCACCGTACAGCGGATTTATCTTCAAACATGTACCGGCCCCAGATCCAGTATTCAACAAAATTCAATCCACTTGA
- a CDS encoding glycoside hydrolase — translation MKDIYIILAFHAHELLWDLPEKLLSCLDEGNPMKVSMLETNYLKKRKEEGRDIYTQCSEFGDRLNAPLCVEYTNELLVQIKEVMPDTFERMKQDYKRGRLYPLYGHAHHTHVSLLRPEEITQEILWNRDYLHNCMGVPYPKYYGLFPTEASLSSDKMGAIEEANIHYAIFPHLSRYKAPFELEGAGDCVYGPFLIRGSRRHILAFPRNFPISQEIWRPITKMKRDELKSQGYLLGDYPVFDNEYLYGEREDFPIGLEEGVEIYKGVLYRELEKAPHRGLLVYIQDLELMDFGDIALEIMERAWQDILQEAGDRYRIRFITPDQYINEALSPEVIANLPVLKFDKMNWTPEVRLVLRTDGHYPPLGVTGVGRYDLRKTGLYEHPHIFWENGKYYCGIFDTLIENLGLSTNVPVSVERLGETGYDVPREGLDSQAVLYLRLMKRACNWGWVPTEGRQKRPCLKGYLLCNVLLRKLEERTSDLLLRGKEFTRIDPRNFVGLCETLQVFIDNRVAYLRYGLDELAREKGGELSGAYVLFEEINKWKEKALEKAKELYTVNRSLPCDMHRFLTLLQEYSLAVYMATDCIQRIWEKSGNPEFLVEKMYHYLYDVYPPLFPAMIERIDSMSDQGVEEYFYPAAVRM, via the coding sequence GTGAAAGACATATATATTATCCTCGCCTTTCACGCCCATGAGCTCCTTTGGGACCTTCCGGAGAAACTTCTATCCTGTCTGGATGAAGGAAACCCCATGAAGGTTTCTATGCTGGAGACCAACTATTTAAAAAAAAGGAAAGAAGAGGGACGTGACATCTATACCCAATGTAGCGAATTCGGGGACCGTCTGAACGCTCCCTTATGTGTAGAATATACCAATGAACTCCTGGTCCAGATCAAGGAGGTCATGCCGGATACCTTTGAGAGAATGAAACAGGATTATAAGAGGGGGCGGCTTTACCCTCTATACGGCCATGCCCACCACACCCATGTTTCTCTCTTGCGCCCGGAGGAGATTACCCAGGAAATCCTCTGGAACAGGGATTACCTGCATAACTGCATGGGTGTCCCCTACCCGAAATATTACGGACTGTTTCCTACAGAAGCCTCCCTCAGCTCTGATAAGATGGGAGCAATCGAGGAGGCAAACATCCATTACGCGATTTTTCCCCACCTGAGCAGATACAAGGCCCCCTTTGAACTAGAGGGAGCAGGGGATTGCGTTTATGGGCCCTTTCTGATCCGGGGTAGCCGCAGGCATATCCTGGCTTTCCCCCGTAACTTCCCCATTTCACAGGAGATCTGGCGGCCAATCACCAAAATGAAACGGGATGAATTAAAGTCCCAGGGGTACCTGTTGGGAGATTACCCGGTTTTTGATAACGAGTACCTGTACGGGGAGCGGGAGGATTTTCCCATTGGATTGGAGGAGGGTGTGGAGATTTACAAAGGGGTGCTATACCGGGAGCTGGAAAAAGCTCCTCACCGGGGACTCCTGGTATACATCCAGGATCTAGAACTGATGGATTTCGGTGACATCGCCCTGGAGATCATGGAAAGGGCCTGGCAGGATATCCTGCAGGAGGCTGGGGACAGGTACCGGATCAGATTCATCACCCCCGACCAGTATATCAATGAAGCCCTTTCCCCGGAAGTCATCGCCAACCTTCCTGTGCTGAAGTTTGATAAGATGAACTGGACGCCGGAAGTCAGGCTGGTACTAAGGACCGACGGTCATTATCCACCCCTGGGAGTAACTGGGGTGGGGCGTTACGATCTCCGCAAGACCGGGCTCTACGAACATCCCCATATCTTTTGGGAAAACGGAAAATATTACTGCGGGATCTTTGATACCCTAATCGAAAATCTGGGTCTTTCCACAAATGTCCCGGTGAGCGTGGAGCGCCTGGGGGAAACGGGCTATGACGTCCCCCGGGAAGGCCTTGATTCCCAGGCGGTTTTATACCTGAGACTGATGAAAAGGGCCTGCAATTGGGGGTGGGTACCGACGGAGGGTAGGCAGAAACGCCCATGCCTGAAAGGGTACCTGCTCTGTAACGTTCTCCTCCGGAAACTGGAGGAGCGCACCTCCGATCTTCTGCTCCGGGGGAAGGAATTTACCAGGATCGACCCGCGAAATTTTGTGGGTCTTTGCGAGACCCTCCAGGTTTTCATCGATAACCGGGTGGCCTACTTGCGGTATGGTCTGGATGAGCTGGCCCGGGAAAAGGGAGGCGAACTATCTGGTGCCTACGTCTTGTTCGAAGAAATCAATAAATGGAAGGAGAAGGCACTGGAAAAGGCGAAAGAGCTTTATACCGTTAACCGGAGCCTACCCTGTGACATGCACCGCTTCCTGACCCTTTTGCAGGAATATTCCCTGGCTGTTTACATGGCAACGGATTGCATCCAGAGAATCTGGGAGAAAAGCGGGAACCCGGAGTTCCTGGTGGAAAAGATGTACCATTACCTGTATGATGTTTATCCCCCCCTCTTCCCGGCCATGATCGAAAGGATCGACTCCATGAGCGACCAAGGGGTGGAGGAGTACTTTTACCCGGCTGCGGTCAGAATGTAG
- a CDS encoding DUF5320 domain-containing protein, with protein sequence MPRGRFYFGPGFWKGGPGPAPWAGGGWWGGNPSPSCRFFPWLPRRWWAVPGTGFGAGWMPGPWGTGQGVTQDEAAVLKQQAEFLQQQLDGINKRLGELEEQK encoded by the coding sequence ATGCCGCGTGGTCGATTTTACTTTGGACCCGGATTCTGGAAAGGCGGCCCTGGCCCTGCACCCTGGGCAGGCGGCGGCTGGTGGGGTGGCAACCCTTCACCTTCCTGCCGGTTTTTTCCCTGGCTTCCCCGGCGCTGGTGGGCGGTTCCGGGAACAGGATTTGGTGCAGGGTGGATGCCGGGACCCTGGGGAACAGGTCAAGGTGTAACACAGGATGAAGCAGCGGTTCTCAAGCAGCAAGCTGAGTTTTTACAGCAACAGTTAGACGGAATTAACAAGCGCCTGGGAGAGCTGGAAGAGCAAAAATAA
- the treZ gene encoding malto-oligosyltrehalose trehalohydrolase, producing the protein MFKMGANIINREKSEVSFRVFAFNKRKVSVVIKAGDRQKVFPMSEEKPHIYSTVIGGLGLDLLYRFRIDDEGDFPDPYSNFQPFGVHGFSKLVDHAEYQWRDCHWKGRSLEELIIMELHVGTFTGAGTFRGVVGKLDYLLELGVNAIELMPVVQAPGRWNWGYDGVNLFSVNHNYGTPHDLKYLVDCCHQKQLAVILDVVYNHFGPEGNYLPVYGPYLTRKHKTPWGPAVNFDDLYSEYTRKMVLDNVRYWLDLYHFDGLRLDAVHAIKDSSPTHILQEISMVTKAEAARQNRKKFIIAESDENNVRLINPLEKGGYGIDAQWMDDFHHCIHTVLTGERRGYYLDYGHIKDLEKVYKNYLYTGQYSLYWGRERGTDASQNPGRQFVVALQNHDQIGNRAQGDRLAALVEFPYLKAAAGLLFFSPYIPLIFMGEEYGEQNPFLFFTDYQDPELQKAVSRGRREEFKAFGWDDVPDPQDPATFYRSRLTPGNKWKAENRWLFNFYRDLIKLRTIHPVLKILDKNKLEVKVSKANRLVEIIRWNDQLKLIGLFNLGERELSINHCPGRQILNSSWRRYGGNQNAETRKLGRGQTIILETPQATF; encoded by the coding sequence ATGTTCAAAATGGGTGCAAATATTATCAACCGTGAAAAAAGTGAAGTCTCATTCAGAGTATTTGCCTTTAATAAACGAAAAGTCAGTGTCGTCATCAAGGCCGGTGACCGGCAAAAGGTGTTCCCAATGAGCGAGGAAAAACCTCATATCTACAGCACCGTAATTGGGGGCCTCGGCCTGGACCTCTTATACAGGTTCAGGATAGATGATGAAGGAGATTTCCCTGACCCCTACTCCAACTTCCAGCCTTTCGGAGTCCACGGTTTTTCCAAGCTGGTTGACCACGCAGAATATCAATGGCGAGATTGCCACTGGAAAGGGAGATCCCTTGAAGAGCTGATTATCATGGAACTCCACGTGGGAACCTTCACCGGGGCCGGTACGTTTAGAGGAGTGGTCGGAAAGCTAGACTACCTCTTGGAACTGGGAGTTAACGCCATCGAGTTGATGCCTGTTGTTCAGGCCCCGGGAAGATGGAATTGGGGTTACGATGGAGTCAACTTGTTCAGCGTAAACCATAACTACGGCACTCCTCATGATTTAAAATACCTCGTAGACTGCTGCCATCAGAAACAGCTAGCCGTCATTCTGGACGTCGTCTACAACCATTTTGGCCCGGAAGGGAACTACCTGCCCGTCTATGGGCCCTACCTTACCCGCAAACATAAAACTCCGTGGGGACCTGCCGTTAATTTCGATGACCTTTACAGTGAATATACCAGGAAAATGGTTCTTGACAATGTCCGTTACTGGCTGGACCTCTACCATTTTGACGGCTTGAGACTGGATGCCGTCCACGCAATTAAGGACAGCAGCCCCACCCATATCCTTCAGGAGATAAGCATGGTTACAAAGGCTGAGGCTGCCAGGCAAAACCGCAAAAAGTTTATTATCGCGGAAAGCGACGAAAACAACGTGCGGTTAATCAACCCCCTGGAAAAAGGAGGTTACGGGATTGACGCCCAGTGGATGGATGATTTCCACCACTGTATTCATACGGTGTTAACCGGAGAAAGGAGAGGGTACTATCTCGACTACGGCCACATCAAAGACCTGGAAAAGGTATATAAAAATTATTTATATACCGGCCAGTATTCCCTTTACTGGGGAAGGGAGCGGGGAACCGACGCCTCCCAAAACCCCGGCAGGCAGTTTGTGGTTGCCCTTCAGAACCACGATCAAATCGGGAACCGGGCACAGGGAGACCGGCTCGCAGCACTGGTGGAATTTCCCTATTTAAAGGCAGCAGCGGGGCTGCTCTTTTTCTCTCCTTACATTCCCTTAATTTTCATGGGTGAAGAATACGGCGAGCAAAATCCCTTTCTTTTTTTCACAGATTACCAGGACCCTGAACTGCAAAAAGCAGTCTCCCGCGGGAGGAGAGAAGAATTTAAAGCCTTTGGTTGGGATGATGTTCCGGACCCCCAGGACCCCGCAACCTTCTACCGCTCCAGATTGACACCCGGAAACAAGTGGAAAGCGGAGAATCGCTGGTTATTCAACTTTTATCGAGATCTGATTAAACTGCGAACCATCCACCCTGTCCTTAAAATTTTAGATAAAAACAAGCTGGAAGTAAAGGTATCCAAGGCAAACAGGTTAGTGGAAATAATTAGGTGGAACGACCAATTAAAACTGATCGGCCTGTTCAACCTAGGGGAGAGGGAACTCTCCATTAATCACTGCCCTGGGAGGCAGATCCTCAACTCCTCCTGGAGGCGTTACGGAGGGAACCAAAACGCTGAAACCAGAAAATTGGGAAGGGGACAGACGATCATCCTGGAAACACCGCAAGCTACATTCTGA
- a CDS encoding Mrp/NBP35 family ATP-binding protein has translation MNMKTESSACGHCPEKGEQCAEMHQKQEARADLPKVVPREGVKSVIAVMSGKGGVGKSTVTALLASTMAKKGFQVGILDGDITGPSIPRLLGLKGGRVRTGARGLIAHETELGIKVMSLNLFFDQEDEAVIWRGPLLAGAVKQFWEEVDWGELDYLFVDLPPGTGDVPLTVLQSLPLQGVIIVFSPQDLAIMVVKKAVRMTRLLNVPIIGLIENMAYLECPNCGEIVYPFGKPQGQRVSEETGIPLLATFPLEPLYTKFGDQGKLEMLEIGELAKFASNLASLNL, from the coding sequence ATGAACATGAAAACAGAGAGTTCTGCTTGCGGTCACTGTCCAGAAAAGGGCGAACAATGCGCGGAAATGCACCAGAAGCAAGAAGCTCGAGCCGATTTGCCGAAGGTAGTACCCAGGGAGGGCGTGAAGTCAGTGATTGCCGTGATGAGCGGCAAAGGGGGTGTAGGTAAATCAACGGTAACCGCTTTACTGGCAAGCACGATGGCCAAAAAAGGGTTCCAGGTGGGTATTCTCGATGGAGATATTACGGGACCAAGTATCCCCCGTCTCCTGGGTTTGAAAGGGGGGCGGGTACGGACGGGGGCGCGAGGGTTAATTGCTCATGAAACTGAGTTAGGAATCAAAGTGATGTCTCTTAATTTGTTTTTTGACCAGGAAGATGAGGCGGTAATTTGGCGGGGGCCTCTGCTTGCCGGAGCTGTAAAACAATTCTGGGAAGAAGTTGATTGGGGGGAACTGGACTATCTCTTTGTAGATCTCCCTCCCGGTACAGGAGATGTTCCCCTTACAGTACTCCAGAGTTTGCCCTTGCAAGGAGTTATTATTGTTTTTTCACCTCAGGACCTGGCAATCATGGTCGTGAAAAAAGCAGTTCGCATGACGCGCCTTTTAAATGTACCCATCATTGGTCTGATCGAAAATATGGCTTATCTGGAATGTCCCAACTGCGGGGAGATCGTTTATCCTTTCGGGAAACCGCAGGGGCAGCGGGTGAGCGAAGAAACCGGAATTCCGCTACTTGCCACGTTCCCCCTCGAACCTCTTTACACCAAATTCGGGGACCAGGGGAAACTCGAAATGCTGGAAATTGGGGAGCTTGCGAAGTTCGCTTCGAACCTGGCAAGTTTAAATTTGTGA
- a CDS encoding DUF134 domain-containing protein has product MPRRRRRRWVRFLPPETFFKPAGIPLRELEEIHLSVEELEALRLKDLEGLDQEACAAQMGISRTTFQRVLYAARSKITEALVKGKAIRIEGGDFELPAARMFKCAVCGYEFEVPFGTGQRGMDLACPNCGKGPVHRFNGGGPGGGPGGGQGGRQGGPGKSGPGRGRQFRGGQR; this is encoded by the coding sequence ATTCCGAGAAGAAGGAGAAGGCGTTGGGTACGGTTCCTGCCTCCCGAAACTTTTTTTAAACCTGCGGGAATCCCCCTTCGCGAGTTAGAGGAGATCCACCTATCGGTAGAGGAACTGGAGGCGCTCCGCCTTAAAGATTTGGAGGGGCTGGATCAGGAGGCCTGCGCTGCCCAAATGGGAATTTCCCGCACCACCTTCCAGCGTGTTCTATACGCTGCGCGCTCCAAAATTACTGAGGCCCTTGTCAAAGGAAAAGCAATCCGGATTGAGGGAGGTGATTTCGAGTTGCCGGCGGCAAGAATGTTTAAATGTGCGGTCTGTGGTTATGAGTTCGAGGTTCCCTTTGGTACCGGACAAAGGGGTATGGATCTGGCCTGCCCAAACTGCGGTAAGGGACCTGTCCACAGGTTCAACGGTGGGGGGCCAGGGGGAGGTCCTGGAGGCGGCCAAGGAGGCCGGCAAGGTGGTCCAGGTAAAAGTGGCCCCGGGAGAGGCAGGCAATTCCGCGGCGGCCAGCGGTAG
- a CDS encoding NifB/NifX family molybdenum-iron cluster-binding protein, translated as MQVAISATGKDLDAYVDPRFGRCAYFLFVNPETLECEAAPNPGGTAGGGAGIKAAQEVVNRGAKVLITGQCGPNAFGILAASGVKIFQAPGEVIRKVLELYKEEKLVELNMPGPSRPGPIGRGLW; from the coding sequence GTGCAGGTTGCCATTAGTGCGACAGGAAAGGATCTGGACGCTTACGTGGACCCTCGTTTTGGTCGGTGCGCTTATTTCCTTTTTGTAAATCCGGAAACGCTGGAATGCGAAGCGGCTCCCAATCCGGGAGGCACTGCCGGGGGCGGCGCCGGAATTAAGGCGGCCCAGGAGGTCGTGAACCGGGGGGCGAAGGTTTTAATCACCGGCCAGTGCGGGCCCAACGCTTTCGGAATTCTTGCTGCTTCGGGAGTGAAAATTTTTCAGGCACCTGGTGAAGTGATCCGGAAGGTTCTGGAGCTTTACAAAGAAGAAAAGCTGGTCGAGTTGAACATGCCGGGCCCCTCGCGACCGGGACCGATAGGTAGGGGTCTGTGGTGA